The genome window taatttttaagtgCTAATTTTAATACAATAAAATGTCCCAGGGctgtagaaaaaaaaatatacatatatgtggattcatgtatatatatgtggatatatatatatttatttatttatatttatgtatacatatatacctATTAGATGAGGACCCAGATGATTAACCAAACCTAATCCATATTGATTTGTTATATCATCTAAAGCTtccataaaatttatattggAATTGgtcgtaaaaaaaaaatcgttCGTGTCCATTACATCTACTTTATTGTCCTCTAGTAGAAGTGTTTCAcctttattttctatatcttcattttctttcatttCTCTTACATGTGTTAACAAATTAGTAAAAAATTTCTCCTGGTCCCCTACTGGACTAGTTTTTCTCTGTGGATCTCCATTGACTGTAAatacattatttaattcttcgAGCGCAGCTTTTAAATCGTTCTGTTGTTTGTACGAATTTAATGGTATAAGcattaattttattgtttttaatGTTCGTACAataaatactttttttttaattatatctgAAATATCAGAATTGTAAATTTCTATTAATTGTTTTTTCATAAGATGTTCGTATTTGACCATATCGTCAAACGACGATTGTATCGTAGGTACGATGTACGTTTCCTCATTagtatatgtaatatttttttttttaaatttcgATATATCTAACAATTTTTCAGTTTCTTGTTTAAGGAGaggatattttaatttatcctTTTCTAACGATtctaaaattaatttttctaatattGTTAAATTCTTATGTAGTTCATCATTTCCAATCATGGATTTTAATTGATcgatattatcattatattgtaCATTGTGACTACTAGTTACAGTTTCATTGTCATTTTCGTTTTCGTTATCATTTATGGAACATATTAccttttcatttaaatataaaatgaatattaggaaaaaaatatatattttataaaatgaaaccattttttacaattaatttttacatgtatataatttttagtaCAAATTACATATTAATGCGTACTCAAATATCTGTGAatttatgtttaaaaaaaaaagtacaggAATATATAACCCagaatacaaataaaaaaaaattaaaaccgTATTCAAAAAGGAGtacacaaaaatattatatatatgtctgtatatgaattattatacatatatataatggaataatatttttttactgccaaacaaattttttaattttcacATCTTTAAACAAAACCAATTATGaccatttttataatttcacaTATTTTGAAAGAAACGAATTCTAAATATAAGGAcggaaatatataataaatatgaaatataaatcaattttcccatatttattttcttttacgTTTATTATAATGCATAATTTTGCATATTtcctaattttttaattaattcaaataaataaataatttcattaatacgaataatataaataaattatttaattaaaacaaataaaataaataatttgattaatacaaaaaaaataaataattcaattaatataaatgaatacgtaatgtattaaaaaaaatatatgttataaaataacatgaaatatatattctaaaataaatataataaaataaaatataacagAAACGTAGTCGagaatattcaaatataaaaaaaattatataacttCTCGTTCCTTTTTGATATCGGTGCAACGACAAATAAACAAACAaaccaaataaaaaaaattagaaatttaaattatattgtatataataagacGATACCTTTTAgaaaaatcatttttattaatttaaaaaacgattaaaaataataaataaaaataaataccaataattaaaatatggatttttatttttttttattatattaaatatattttttgaaacgtttttcttctcttttttttattttttttcttttttataatttccaaaatatgtatatgtataaattgtatattttaaaataaaaataataataattaattgaaaaaaaaaatatattttacctattttataatatatattaaccgTGATAAAAACGATAATCGtattatattaaagaaaaactCATATTTTACaacttaaaaatatattttttattttcattaaatacctaataataattgcacctatttatatataatagaataaatatatattatttatacattttgtatatgttttaaaatatattatataaaacgtaatataatattcctacatatattattattatacatgtttgtttataatacattttttatatattttttatttttttagtaaaatatataaggtatatcataataattcgAAGTAATATGATAATACTTTTGTTTCGATATATGACATATTTTTTcgtacattattattaaatgaatttatataaatacaaacattatatatataaatatatattttttgtcattttatattttatatcatttaaattattgtttcataattatatataaatataatataattattagatTATTTTAGATTTTAaacattttttgttttttattttcttatttttcatatatattttcaataatatttctttagcacatttaatttaaatatggataatttttttttttaatgttaattttttgttaaaaaaagaatcacatatatatattcaaaaatcGATTAGACAATGTTTGTTatgtaatttataataaatgttttaacattatataattttatataaacgatcaattattatatttatatataatgatttgTAAAGACGTCAtctaatttttattatgtcgTGTCACTATATatgaaattttatttatttaataaaatatatacattttatataaatatcatactatactaaaatgaaatatatatatgtttgtgtATATGTACAAGGTTCCAGAATTTATTAGACGAGATTTATGTCATATATATCCAAAAAGTGAAATATGgtttgttcttttttatttccataaagaatattataatattttttttttatgaaacacgttttattataaattgatataattggttttttttttatagatgtctatatattttaaaaaatatgaataaaaaaaaaaaaattatgtttcAACCTACATAAAggttcaaaatatataatgataaaattttGTACAAGAATgtttatgtacatatttacatatatattatacaatattaaatattagtataattatgtattagAAGGATaaggtatatttttataacaattataaatatatatgttattatatatatatgtgatattcatataaattttagTTATATATCTAATCTTTGTGGATTCATCATCCTTTctgtaaatattttcttatgttcattatataaatcaattTTTAATGTCTCATAatactttaaaaataaataaataaaatttatcatTTCATCAAGTGATGCTCCATCTTTAATTAAACTAAAAAACTTAAGTGTATTTTCAACATCTGTAGATGATAGTGCAACTGCAATATCATGCATTGATTTATACCATGTACGATATTCAGTATTTACAGATACGACTCTATCACTCATATGGTGATAAGTTTGATATTCATATGTAAGTAAATACTcttctatataatatgataaatctTTTAACATATCATCAAATCCATATTTAGCTACACCCAAAACTTGGTTCCATATGTTATGCAGATCTTCATTAGATGGAcgttcttttaaattatctaaTACATTATGTAAATCTTCCAGTGTTAATTGTTTTGataaatcattataatttatattattatattgtgaACTAAgaggaatattattatttttttcatctaacGTACTTCTTAATTTATTCTTATGACTGCTACTTCttaatcttttattatttacactTTCTAACTCAGATAAAtttcttctatatatatcataGATTCCTGCATTTTTTGTTTCACTCTTCTCACATATTACTATACTCTgaagaaaaaatgataaatatatatatatatatatatatatatattgatattataaaagattCACATTTATTAACTTACGTTTAGTACTactactaataataatattccaGTAATTGATAgcaattttaaaatttttcgCTTAGACGAACAAGCGTTCATTGTATTTTTCATGTGGTTTTCTTCAGAATAATATTGTACACAATTACACTTCATTTTAATAgtattattactataattattttatattttttatttttaaaataatatatttaaaatatttaaaatgtattaaaattgtatgaaaaaaaattaatatgtatacttCTTATAGCTTTCTTTTAATGTAATTTGTGTTGTTTACAAaaacatgtatatatgtatatatatatatatatatatatataataaattattttatagtttaatttgtaatatatatttattaattttatattttatttgattataaatataattataaattttgttgacgttaaaaatataatgatacgtatttttgttttataaattcTATAACATTCTTAACAATATTAacttaaaaaataacaattattttaaaaaccataaaattattatacaatattttaattatattaaaaaaaattaattctaaatattatttaatattaatataaaaaaaataattataataaaaaatatttaaaaaattattaataagaataatctcaatttcaatatatatatacatatttattatctaattttacaaaattatggataataatgtaaattaaaataaattagcacacaattttaatattgttattatggATACATACATCATTTCAATCCACTTCTATAAAATACATAACgtacataattataattaaatgtatTAAGAATAGATCAAGTTCTAAATATCTAttagatattatatataaatgtatattataaaaattatttgattatataaaaaatatataatataattgaaTAATAACTCAAGGACTACAttttatcaattttatttttattatattctcttTTAATTTCAATTTGgtttaatttttctaaagTCAGTTGTATAGTAGATATTCAATTAAGTATTAAAATCAATAAttcacatataattataaaatgtcaaataattatataaagaaaatataatttttttttaaataaaataatataaaagtaataatcaattatatttatttttggctctaattataatgtattaaggttttaattaatttttatattgtatgtattatatttataaaaataatatcacaattaggtaatataaaaaactatatatatttatataaagattACTCATATTCTATATTAAAATACCACCGATGTTTatacaattttataaaaatatttaaaaaatcattttacaatcatatataattcacaaaaattttataaaataatatttttatttcatatatctcaaataaaaaaaaaaaaaaattaagaaaaaaatatatttatattagttCTTAGAgcatatgaatatttttttaaacaatttttatatatatataaaattatttgttaATAAACTGAAcgttatttataataaatatataaatttttaaaatatctttttcctttataggatatatatatatatatatatatatatatatatatatatatattattacatcaCTAAATATAATAGCACATATATTAGAAATGATAtcttataaatttaaattaattatattttcaataatatTAGGAGCATTATCCTTAATTTACAATGTAAGAAATACGCTAGAGGTAAGTTATATATGTGTCTAAAATGTAAAAGTACCTTTTcttataatacatttttatatttttattcatcgtttccatatttatttataatataaaatgtttagTTAATACAATTTgatttctgtttttttttattattaattcttttCTACATTCTTAGAATCACTGCGAtggattatataaaaatataaactatAAAAACACCCTATTAGTGCCAACAAAGTTTAGATCATTAGGAGAATTGTTATATGAACCTAAAACAAATCATAAgcatgaaaataataaattaagagAATACAGAAATACCAATGAAACTAAttacatgaaaaaaaaatatccaaAGAATCAcacaaaaacaaaacaaaatataccAGAGGTAACACAAAAGGAAAACACCTTAGCAACaaatttaaagaaatatagaaaagaaatatatggtAAAGAAAACGAAACACAAACAAATAGATCTTCTCGTTCCCTTAAATATTTAGAAATGCAAAGAAaactttataataatttttatgtaaaaCCAGAAACGGATTTTGTACATATATCAGATAAATCAAATgctaaaaatgataaattttGTGAATGTCCAAATAAGATGAAATCATTCAAAAAATCATCTTCATCAAATAAAATcaatgataaatatttatataaattaaaaacagGTTGTGTTGGAGGTGTAGGTGTATGTGCACTTTCCTCTACAGCTATAGGAAATTCTGGTATAGCAGCTGGTGTTACTGCTGGTATTGCTCCTGGTACAGCTGCTGCTAAATCATTTCTCACAGGTATATATAGTGCATCCATCGTTCCTAAATTGACAGAAGCCCTTTCTGGTGTGAGCTTATTTTCTGAACCTGCCATAGAAAGTGCTCTTTCTTCTATATCTACCATTAGCTCTGCACATATTTCATGTGCTGCAACTAAAGCGGCAACTGCTGCTAGTGGAGCTGCTTGGGGAACTTTTTCCGCTTATGGTATAGCAGCTTTGGTCGTAATTCTAATAGCTGTGGtacttataatattatatatatggttttatagaagaagaaaaaattcaTTGAAATGTGAAGGAAAGAAACGTTTATGTACTAAATTTGCTTtttagaatataaaaaagtttACTTGTCAattgaatataaattatatattataataatatttttttacatgctttatattataatttgaatAAATGTTTCATGAAAAAAGtctattatatacattatatactttctaaaataaaattgaacTAGATAATtcttttacataatatatatttattacttatttaatttaaacaAATACATAATTCTTACGTCAAAATTTTgtgtaatataatttataattccTTTGATTCTATGAAACTTTACATtctaataattattttaaaaaacttTATTCAATtgttatattacataaatgtTATgcaattaaattataaagcAATTTTACCTACAAAtcatattactattaattaccacttatttatatcacatgaaaatgtttaaaaatatattgtatcTAACGCAAATAACATGTTCTCGTTTTTTAAAgaacaatattatttttttttagtttgtttttttttaaatgctatatcttataaaatttgcgttttattttatat of Plasmodium sp. gorilla clade G2 genome assembly, chromosome: 4 contains these proteins:
- a CDS encoding stevor PIR protein, putative, translating into MISYKFKLIIFSIILGALSLIYNVRNTLENHCDGLYKNINYKNTLLVPTKFRSLGELLYEPKTNHKHENNKLREYRNTNETNYMKKKYPKNHTKTKQNIPEVTQKENTLATNLKKYRKEIYGKENETQTNRSSRSLKYLEMQRKLYNNFYVKPETDFVHISDKSNAKNDKFCECPNKMKSFKKSSSSNKINDKYLYKLKTGCVGGVGVCALSSTAIGNSGIAAGVTAGIAPGTAAAKSFLTGIYSASIVPKLTEALSGVSLFSEPAIESALSSISTISSAHISCAATKAATAASGAAWGTFSAYGIAALVVILIAVVLIILYIWFYRRRKNSLKCEGKKRLCTKFAF